One stretch of Fibrobacter sp. UWR4 DNA includes these proteins:
- the hisB gene encoding imidazoleglycerol-phosphate dehydratase HisB: protein MRTSSIARKTNETDITLTLNLDDCTPGVINSGNGFLDHMLNLFQVHGGFHLDLTCNGDVHVDMHHSMEDIAIVLGQAFVECLGDKKGIERYGFYFVPMDEALSRVCIDFSNRIGFVWNVKLPAAMAGGIEASMFEHFFKSLAENARMNLHVELFYGNDNHHCLESIFKALARAVAMAVAPSRNVKGVPSSKGVL, encoded by the coding sequence ATGCGTACTTCTAGCATCGCTCGTAAGACTAACGAAACTGATATCACCCTTACCCTGAACTTGGATGATTGCACTCCGGGCGTAATCAATTCCGGTAATGGTTTCCTGGATCACATGCTTAACTTGTTCCAGGTTCACGGTGGCTTCCATCTGGATTTGACCTGCAATGGCGATGTCCATGTGGATATGCACCACAGCATGGAAGATATCGCAATCGTGCTGGGTCAGGCTTTTGTAGAATGCCTGGGCGACAAGAAGGGAATTGAACGCTACGGCTTTTACTTTGTTCCTATGGATGAAGCTCTTTCCCGCGTGTGCATTGACTTCAGCAATCGCATTGGTTTTGTCTGGAACGTAAAGTTGCCCGCAGCTATGGCTGGCGGTATTGAAGCGAGTATGTTTGAACATTTCTTCAAGAGCCTTGCTGAAAATGCCCGCATGAACTTGCATGTGGAACTGTTCTACGGTAACGACAATCATCACTGCCTGGAAAGCATTTTCAAGGCTCTGGCTCGCGCCGTTGCTATGGCTGTCGCTCCTAGCCGAAACGTGAAGGGCGTGCCCAGCTCCAAAGGCGTTTTGTAG